A region of Nitrospira sp. CR1.1 DNA encodes the following proteins:
- a CDS encoding sulfurtransferase TusA family protein yields MSDSSVHDRTPDEELDLRGVICPYNFVKTKLKLESMAPGQLLLVHLDDGDPIRNVPRSVSDDGHDVVSQERAEQSFRVVIRKRPDE; encoded by the coding sequence ATGTCCGACTCATCAGTACATGATCGCACCCCCGATGAAGAATTGGATCTTCGGGGGGTCATTTGTCCTTACAATTTCGTAAAGACGAAGCTCAAGCTTGAAAGCATGGCTCCCGGACAATTGCTCCTCGTTCACCTGGATGATGGCGACCCCATTCGCAATGTGCCTCGCAGTGTCAGCGATGATGGGCACGATGTGGTCTCGCAGGAGCGTGCCGAGCAGTCTTTTCGTGTTGTGATACGAAAGCGTCCCGACGAATAA
- a CDS encoding N-acetyl-gamma-glutamyl-phosphate reductase has protein sequence MTSVRVAVAGASGYTGAELVRLLSQHPNVQLTAVTSEKSAGAAISAVYPHLQGIVPLSFEALAPEALAERADVLFLALPHTKSMGPVASCMNAGKRVIDLSADFRLKDSATYETWYQTPHAQPHLIKDAVYGLPELHRAAIAQARLVASPGCYPTAAILQLAPLIAHGLVAADSIVIDAKSGISGAGRSPALPYHFPEAHESLEPYKIGQHRHIPEIEQELTGLAGTRGQAARGEQRPVTVAFTPHLVPMNRGILSTAYARMKAQPDVAELRTLYRDFYKGERFVRLLEGAMPNPRHVRGANYCDIAVHIDRRAGWVVTVSAIDNLIKGAAGQAIQAMNLMLGYPEETGLVAPGIYP, from the coding sequence ATGACGTCGGTACGAGTCGCGGTAGCAGGGGCCAGCGGATATACAGGGGCGGAACTAGTACGGCTGCTCTCTCAACATCCCAACGTACAACTTACAGCGGTCACCTCGGAAAAGTCAGCGGGCGCGGCCATCTCTGCCGTGTATCCTCACCTACAAGGGATCGTGCCACTGTCATTTGAAGCGTTGGCACCGGAAGCACTGGCAGAACGAGCCGATGTTCTGTTTCTTGCGCTCCCCCACACCAAATCCATGGGTCCCGTGGCGAGCTGCATGAACGCCGGAAAACGTGTCATCGATTTGAGCGCGGACTTCAGGCTTAAAGATTCCGCGACGTATGAAACCTGGTACCAGACCCCGCATGCGCAGCCTCACTTGATCAAGGATGCCGTGTATGGCCTCCCCGAACTTCATCGAGCAGCCATTGCCCAGGCCCGACTCGTGGCTTCGCCGGGATGTTACCCGACGGCGGCCATCCTCCAGCTGGCGCCCTTGATCGCCCATGGATTGGTCGCGGCTGACAGCATTGTGATTGACGCGAAATCGGGCATCTCCGGCGCAGGAAGAAGCCCCGCCCTACCCTATCACTTTCCCGAAGCTCACGAATCACTGGAGCCGTATAAGATCGGCCAGCATCGGCACATCCCCGAAATCGAACAGGAACTCACCGGATTGGCCGGCACCAGAGGACAAGCGGCTCGCGGTGAACAGCGTCCAGTCACCGTGGCCTTCACGCCACACCTCGTCCCCATGAACCGAGGCATCCTCAGTACCGCCTATGCCCGAATGAAGGCACAACCGGATGTCGCCGAACTACGGACACTCTATCGGGATTTTTATAAGGGCGAGCGATTTGTGCGACTTCTGGAAGGAGCTATGCCGAATCCCCGCCACGTGCGAGGCGCCAACTACTGCGACATCGCCGTGCACATCGATCGGCGGGCCGGCTGGGTCGTCACCGTGTCTGCCATCGACAACCTGATCAAAGGAGCGGCCGGACAAGCGATTCAAGCGATGAACCTCATGTTGGGTTATCCGGAGGAAACCGGACTCGTGGCTCCAGGCATCTATCCCTAG
- a CDS encoding Fe-S cluster protector protein, with amino-acid sequence MADVQCVTCGQAGEAITDMLFLGKLEAEIKAKVCKPCWKKWEGMRVMVINEYQVNLGDESGRELVKKQMKAFLKLGEQTDTSKLDQNFRPAGT; translated from the coding sequence ATGGCGGATGTGCAGTGTGTCACCTGCGGTCAGGCAGGGGAAGCAATCACTGATATGTTGTTTCTGGGAAAACTTGAAGCTGAAATTAAGGCGAAGGTCTGCAAGCCCTGCTGGAAGAAGTGGGAAGGCATGCGGGTCATGGTCATCAATGAGTATCAGGTGAACCTCGGCGATGAAAGCGGCCGTGAACTGGTCAAAAAACAGATGAAGGCGTTCCTAAAGCTGGGCGAACAAACCGATACGTCAAAACTGGACCAGAATTTTCGGCCAGCCGGCACATAA
- a CDS encoding bifunctional nuclease family protein: MITQMRVKGLIFDPYNNAYIVVLRDEENSDMLPIWVGKSEASAIGLALESVTAPRPMTHDLMKSFLETFDAKIISVVITDLNDNTYFATIHLMYEDSEYTVDSRPSDAIALALRTSAPIFASEKVIKKQSSEELEQWLENLKPEDFGKLDS, translated from the coding sequence GTGATTACACAAATGCGGGTCAAGGGGCTCATCTTCGACCCCTATAACAACGCCTACATCGTGGTGCTGCGGGACGAAGAAAATTCAGATATGCTCCCGATCTGGGTGGGAAAATCAGAAGCGAGCGCCATTGGCCTTGCGCTCGAGAGCGTCACCGCGCCGCGCCCGATGACCCACGATTTGATGAAGTCATTCTTAGAAACGTTTGATGCCAAGATCATCAGCGTGGTGATCACAGATCTGAATGACAACACGTACTTTGCCACGATTCACCTGATGTACGAAGACTCTGAATATACCGTTGACTCTCGCCCCAGCGATGCGATCGCCCTGGCCCTTCGAACCAGCGCACCGATCTTTGCCAGCGAGAAGGTCATCAAGAAACAGTCGTCCGAAGAGCTTGAACAGTGGCTTGAAAATCTCAAGCCTGAAGACTTCGGCAAACTAGATAGCTAG
- the argJ gene encoding bifunctional glutamate N-acetyltransferase/amino-acid acetyltransferase ArgJ, translating into MKTISGGVTAPIGFRAAGVYSGIKKKKKQQLDLALLVSDREGPVAGVFTTNQVVAAPVILDRLHLKQGVGRAFLVNSGNANACTGPEGLQAAKEMAKLAATALHCPPHTIFVGSTGVIGQPLPIACIREALPALAARLTRRGGSEAASAIMTTDLKPKQVAVRAQLGGKMVTVGGMAKGSGMIHPNMATMLGYLTTDAAIGQRALQAALRQAVDQSFNCITVDGDTSTNDTVLCLANGMAENRLIKPGSADFTRFCAMLETVCRTLALKICWDGEGVTKVVRVEVTGAATTTAAKQIAQTVATSNLVKTALFGGDANWGRVMAALGRAGVPLDPSRVSLQFGGVPMVRKGLGLGRAAERQLTKVFKSKEFTILIDLAQGKAGAHMWTTDLSYEYVRINASYRS; encoded by the coding sequence ATGAAGACAATTTCTGGAGGCGTGACCGCGCCGATCGGTTTTCGGGCCGCCGGAGTCTACAGCGGCATCAAAAAGAAAAAAAAGCAGCAACTCGACCTGGCCTTGCTCGTGTCTGACCGCGAAGGTCCGGTAGCCGGAGTGTTCACGACCAATCAAGTCGTGGCCGCACCGGTCATCCTCGATCGCCTGCACCTCAAGCAGGGCGTCGGCCGTGCGTTTCTCGTCAATAGCGGGAACGCCAACGCTTGTACAGGGCCGGAAGGCCTGCAGGCTGCCAAGGAGATGGCGAAACTGGCGGCAACCGCCCTCCACTGCCCCCCGCACACCATCTTCGTCGGTTCGACGGGAGTCATCGGTCAACCGCTTCCGATCGCGTGTATCCGAGAAGCGCTGCCCGCACTGGCCGCCCGCCTGACACGGCGAGGCGGATCCGAGGCAGCTTCAGCCATCATGACGACCGACCTCAAACCCAAGCAAGTTGCTGTCCGCGCTCAACTCGGCGGGAAAATGGTGACCGTCGGCGGCATGGCCAAGGGCTCGGGCATGATTCATCCCAACATGGCGACGATGCTGGGCTATCTGACGACAGACGCCGCCATCGGGCAACGGGCCCTTCAAGCGGCGCTCCGACAGGCGGTCGATCAATCATTCAATTGCATCACCGTCGATGGCGACACCAGTACGAACGACACCGTGCTCTGCCTGGCCAACGGGATGGCAGAAAATCGTCTCATTAAACCCGGGTCGGCAGATTTCACACGCTTCTGCGCGATGCTCGAAACAGTCTGCCGCACCCTGGCGCTGAAAATCTGCTGGGACGGCGAGGGTGTCACCAAAGTCGTCCGGGTGGAAGTGACAGGAGCCGCGACGACTACAGCCGCGAAACAGATCGCGCAAACGGTGGCGACGTCAAATCTGGTCAAAACCGCGCTCTTCGGCGGCGACGCCAACTGGGGGCGCGTCATGGCAGCGCTCGGACGCGCAGGGGTGCCCCTTGACCCCTCCCGCGTCAGCCTGCAATTTGGAGGCGTGCCGATGGTGCGCAAGGGCTTAGGACTCGGGCGGGCAGCCGAACGGCAATTGACCAAGGTCTTCAAATCCAAAGAGTTCACCATTCTCATCGATCTGGCTCAGGGCAAGGCCGGAGCACACATGTGGACGACAGATTTATCTTACGAATACGTGCGGATCAACGCGAGTTATCGATCATAA
- the rplM gene encoding 50S ribosomal protein L13, which produces MTKTYLEKPANVQRKWYLVDAEGKTLGRLAAKVATLLRGKHKPTFTPHVDTGDHVVIVNAEKVVLTGNKMENKTYSTHSGFPGGLKTLTAEHVHRKDPTKLLTKAIEGMLPKNPLGNHMAKKLRVYAGATHPHQAQKLESLSL; this is translated from the coding sequence ATGACAAAAACGTATCTCGAGAAGCCCGCCAATGTGCAACGAAAATGGTACCTCGTAGACGCCGAGGGAAAGACGCTTGGCCGCCTTGCGGCAAAAGTCGCCACTCTGCTGCGAGGCAAACATAAGCCGACCTTTACTCCCCATGTCGACACCGGGGATCATGTCGTCATTGTCAACGCGGAGAAGGTCGTCCTCACCGGCAACAAAATGGAGAATAAGACCTACTCGACTCACAGCGGATTTCCTGGCGGATTGAAGACGCTCACGGCAGAGCATGTTCACCGAAAAGATCCGACCAAACTGCTGACGAAAGCCATCGAGGGCATGTTGCCCAAGAACCCGCTCGGCAACCACATGGCGAAGAAGTTGCGCGTGTACGCCGGCGCAACGCACCCGCATCAAGCGCAAAAACTGGAATCACTCTCGTTGTGA
- the rpsB gene encoding 30S ribosomal protein S2 yields MGVVAIKELLEAGVHFGHQTNRWNPKMKRFLFGERNGVYIIDLQQTVERMEQAYAFARDTVAAGDSVLFVGTKRQAAEILEEEAKRANQFYINQRWLGGMLTNFQTIRRSIDKMKKMEATLADPTHQGHTKKELGQMQKEVVKLQKNLSGIRNMRALPGAVFILDTRIEHIAILEASRLEIPVIAIVDSNCDPDHIQYPIPGNDDAIRSIKLIISRIADACLEGAHLRTQQEETEFASAPAGGAAKPAAKLAGVSAS; encoded by the coding sequence ATGGGAGTAGTTGCGATTAAGGAATTGCTGGAAGCCGGCGTCCACTTCGGACACCAGACGAACCGTTGGAATCCGAAGATGAAACGATTCCTGTTCGGGGAACGCAATGGCGTCTACATTATCGACCTTCAACAGACGGTCGAGCGCATGGAACAGGCCTATGCCTTCGCACGTGACACCGTGGCGGCCGGTGACTCCGTCCTGTTCGTCGGCACCAAGCGCCAAGCGGCCGAGATTTTGGAAGAAGAGGCCAAGCGAGCCAACCAGTTCTACATCAACCAGCGCTGGCTGGGCGGCATGCTGACGAACTTCCAGACCATACGCCGCAGCATCGACAAAATGAAAAAAATGGAAGCGACCCTCGCTGATCCGACGCATCAGGGCCACACGAAAAAAGAGCTCGGACAGATGCAGAAGGAAGTCGTCAAACTGCAGAAGAACTTGTCCGGTATTCGCAACATGCGCGCCCTCCCCGGCGCGGTGTTTATTCTCGATACGCGCATCGAGCACATTGCCATCCTTGAGGCCAGCCGGCTGGAAATTCCCGTCATTGCCATCGTCGATTCGAATTGTGATCCGGATCACATTCAATATCCCATTCCCGGCAACGACGACGCGATCCGTTCCATCAAGCTGATTATCTCCCGGATTGCGGACGCCTGCCTTGAAGGCGCCCATCTCCGCACCCAACAGGAAGAGACTGAATTCGCATCGGCACCGGCCGGCGGCGCCGCCAAACCGGCGGCAAAATTGGCCGGCGTGTCCGCATCCTAA
- a CDS encoding c-type cytochrome biogenesis protein CcsB translates to MSSVFFMLTMGLYFVSTVCYLAYLLRRAETLSKVSLGITAAGFATHTVALVARMADSGQAQLPTFHEALSFFSWMLILVFLAVEFRRQLHVLGSFIVPLALVSLVTAAAFRSDGASSLQPVFKTLWVHVTLSMLGTVGFAVAFVAGVMYLIQDGLLKSKRFNVLYAKLPALDYLDHLNQQSIVMGFPLLTLGIISGAFSAEIVRGSYVNWNPEQTWAMVTWGFYFAVLVGRLTIGWRAKRAAYLTIIGFAGVILTLIGVVLKSHGSVS, encoded by the coding sequence ATGTCGTCGGTTTTTTTCATGCTCACGATGGGCCTGTATTTCGTGAGCACGGTGTGCTACCTGGCCTATTTGCTCCGGCGGGCTGAAACCCTTTCAAAGGTCTCGCTTGGCATTACGGCTGCCGGCTTTGCCACCCACACCGTTGCGCTGGTTGCCCGGATGGCTGACTCCGGCCAGGCTCAGCTGCCGACATTTCACGAAGCCCTCTCATTTTTTTCTTGGATGCTGATTCTGGTCTTCCTTGCTGTAGAATTTCGGCGGCAGCTCCATGTGCTCGGCTCCTTCATCGTACCACTGGCGCTGGTTTCCCTGGTCACCGCTGCGGCGTTTCGTTCGGATGGAGCGTCCAGCCTTCAACCCGTCTTCAAAACGCTGTGGGTGCATGTGACCCTCAGTATGCTGGGAACTGTGGGTTTTGCCGTCGCGTTCGTCGCGGGGGTGATGTATCTCATTCAGGATGGTCTTCTCAAGTCAAAGCGCTTCAATGTGCTCTACGCGAAACTGCCCGCCCTGGACTATCTTGATCATCTGAATCAGCAATCGATCGTGATGGGGTTTCCCCTCCTGACCCTCGGCATCATCAGCGGCGCATTTTCGGCGGAGATTGTTCGGGGATCGTACGTGAACTGGAACCCTGAGCAAACCTGGGCCATGGTGACGTGGGGCTTCTACTTCGCCGTGCTGGTCGGGCGGTTGACCATCGGATGGCGGGCTAAACGAGCCGCGTATCTCACCATCATCGGATTTGCGGGCGTCATTCTGACCCTGATCGGCGTCGTGCTGAAAAGTCACGGTTCGGTGTCCTGA
- the rpsI gene encoding 30S ribosomal protein S9, whose product MAAMTQYATGKRKSAIARAWVTAAAGDIVINEKPLEKAFPRPTLRNVIQFPFELAGVAGKYSVRATVYGGGPAGQAGALRHAISKALVIMSAAFRGPIKKEGLLTRDSRVKERKKYGQKGARKRFQYSKR is encoded by the coding sequence ATGGCAGCAATGACGCAGTACGCAACCGGAAAGAGAAAAAGCGCGATCGCGCGCGCATGGGTCACCGCCGCCGCTGGTGACATCGTCATCAACGAGAAGCCGCTGGAAAAAGCGTTTCCACGCCCGACGCTGCGGAATGTGATTCAATTTCCGTTTGAGTTGGCCGGCGTCGCGGGCAAATATTCCGTCCGCGCCACCGTCTATGGTGGTGGCCCAGCTGGCCAGGCCGGAGCTCTCCGCCACGCCATCTCGAAAGCGCTGGTCATCATGAGCGCAGCTTTCCGGGGTCCCATCAAGAAGGAAGGGCTCCTGACCCGTGATTCTCGCGTGAAGGAACGTAAGAAGTACGGTCAGAAGGGCGCCAGAAAGCGCTTCCAATACTCGAAGCGGTAA
- a CDS encoding bifunctional nuclease family protein → MDTAAPPNDASELVALSVKQVLDDGNTDTRIVVLKNEDASVTLPIWVGSAEGNAIRLAMEHVVTPRPMSHDLIRSFADHLGVRIERVVITDVKSSTYYASIAFASKGLHRTLDARPSDAIALALRAGCPIYATQDVLNRRTAVHLDAWINKQDANNTETQQA, encoded by the coding sequence ATGGATACCGCCGCACCACCAAATGACGCTTCGGAATTGGTCGCACTGTCCGTCAAGCAAGTACTGGACGACGGGAACACCGACACCCGCATCGTCGTCCTGAAAAATGAGGATGCAAGCGTGACTTTGCCGATCTGGGTAGGGTCCGCAGAAGGCAATGCCATTCGGCTTGCTATGGAACATGTCGTAACGCCCAGGCCCATGAGCCACGACCTCATTCGGAGCTTTGCGGATCACCTCGGCGTGCGAATCGAACGGGTCGTGATTACGGATGTGAAGAGCAGTACGTACTATGCGAGCATCGCATTTGCCTCTAAGGGACTCCATCGAACCTTGGATGCCAGACCGAGCGACGCCATTGCCCTGGCGCTTCGCGCAGGGTGCCCGATTTATGCGACACAGGATGTACTCAACCGCCGTACAGCGGTGCACTTAGACGCCTGGATCAATAAACAGGACGCCAACAATACCGAAACCCAACAGGCGTGA
- a CDS encoding 16S rRNA (cytidine(1402)-2'-O)-methyltransferase, which translates to MRPEQSQGKRAQSGTGPGKLFIVGVPIGHPDDLTVRAISTLRQVDLIAAKNPQSTQALLSHHGIHAVVTTYDRNNAAEKARVLLDRLRQGLHMALVSDCGMPAIYDPGRVLISAASKEHIPIEVIPGTSAVVAAAALCGMDGDAFLFEGRWSGGLRTVTHRLQSLRAEPRTMIFLPPAQTLPHLLSLISSTFGNRRVVVALDLTQATQKVVRGRVQTVLARHSFRDTAARVTLIVEGLKGNTGKGPA; encoded by the coding sequence ATGCGACCAGAACAGAGTCAAGGAAAGCGCGCTCAATCCGGCACTGGACCAGGGAAGTTGTTCATCGTGGGCGTACCAATCGGGCATCCGGATGATCTCACCGTTCGGGCCATTTCAACGCTTCGGCAAGTCGATTTGATTGCCGCCAAAAATCCCCAGTCTACCCAAGCGTTGCTTTCGCATCACGGCATTCATGCCGTCGTGACCACCTATGATCGGAACAATGCTGCTGAGAAAGCGCGAGTTCTGCTGGATCGACTCAGACAAGGACTCCACATGGCATTGGTTTCGGACTGCGGAATGCCTGCGATCTACGATCCCGGCAGGGTGCTGATTTCAGCGGCATCCAAGGAACACATCCCTATCGAAGTGATTCCGGGAACCTCTGCGGTTGTTGCGGCAGCTGCGCTGTGTGGCATGGACGGAGATGCTTTTCTCTTCGAGGGGCGCTGGTCGGGTGGGCTGCGCACCGTGACGCATCGCCTTCAGTCGTTGCGAGCCGAGCCCCGCACCATGATCTTTCTGCCTCCCGCGCAAACCCTTCCCCATCTTCTCTCCCTCATCTCCTCTACATTCGGCAATCGACGAGTGGTGGTAGCGCTGGACCTCACACAAGCCACACAGAAAGTCGTCAGGGGACGAGTCCAAACTGTCCTGGCCAGACATTCATTTCGTGACACTGCAGCACGGGTCACGCTAATTGTGGAGGGATTGAAAGGGAATACAGGAAAAGGACCGGCGTGA